The DNA segment GGTGGTGGGCCGGAAGCGCCACGCCGCGGCCCTCCGCGCCCTGGCCCAGCGGCCGGACCTCGCGTGCCTGCTGCTGGACGACGGCTTCCAGCACCGCGCCCTCCACCGCGACCTCGACCTGCTGGTGCTCGACGGCGTGCGGCTGTGGGGCAACGGGCGGATGCTGCCCCTGGGCGACCTGCGGGAGCCCATGGACAGCGCGCGGCGGGCCCACGCCCTGGTGGTGACCCGCGCCGGGCGGGTGAAGAACCGCGCGGCGGTGGAAGCCTGGTGGGTCCGCCACGGCCACGGCGGCGGCCCCATCTTCTGGGTGGATTTCGCCCTGGGCGCCCTGCGCCGTTGGCCCGGCGGGGAACGCTCTCCCCTGCCCGGCCCCGCGCCCGAGCCGGGGCGTGCCTTCGCGTGGTGCGGGCTGGGCCATCCCGAGGCGTTCTACGCCGATCTCCTGGTGGCGGGCGTGCCCTGGGCCGGGACGCACAGTTTCGGCGACCACCGGGGTCCCTCTCCCGCGGAACTGGGAACTCTCCAGGCCCTCGCCCGCCGGGCGGAGGCCGACTGGCTGATCTGCACGGAGAAGGACGCGGTGAAGCTCGGCGAGCCCCACGCGCGGGCCCTGGAGCTGCCCCTGCTCGTGGCGGAACAGCGCGTGGTGGGCGGGGAAGAGCTGCTGGCGTGGATTCTCCACCGCCTGGAAGGGCCCGGGCGGGAATAGAACGCGTTCGAAGGCCGATGCGGGCGACGCCTTCCCAGGAGCGGGGAGGGCCGCTATGCTTGCGCCCACCCAGCTCCTTCAACCAGGCCCCATCCACCCCCTCTCCGCGGGAGCACCCGATGCTGAAGCAGACCTTCTACGTGTCGCTGTTGACCGCCGCCCTGGGCCTCCAGGCCGCCGGCGACACCGTCAAGATCGCCCTCACGGGCCCCTTCACGGGCGGGTCCGCGCCCATGGGCAGCTCCATGCGCGACGGCGCGCGGCTGGCCATCTCCGAGATCAACGCCGCCGGCGGGGTGCAGGTGGGTGGCCGGAAGCTGAAGATCGAGGCCGTGGAGCGGGACGACGAAGCCAAGAACGAGCGCGGCGCCCTCATCGCCCAGGAACTGGCCGCCATGGGCGACCTGGCTGGCGTGATCGGCACCGTCAACACCGGCGTCTGCATCGCCGGGGACCGTCACCTCCAGGAGAAGGGCATCACCAAGATCATCTGCCCGGCGGCGGGTTCGGCCTCCATGACCCAGTGGAGCAAGGCCGGAGCGAAGGACCTGTCAATCTTCCGGTTCGCGGCCCACGACGGCATCCAGTCCGCCATGGTGGTGGAGGAGGCCCTCCGCCGGAAGTACTCGAAGGTGGCCGTGGTCTACGACTCCACCAACTACGGCGTGTCCGGCCGCGACGACCTCCTGGACCAGATCAAGAAGCAGGGGAACCAGCTCCAGGTCGTGGCCCAGGAGAAGTTCAACATCGGCGACAAGGACATGACGGCCCAGCTCCTCCGCTGCAAGGCGGGCGGCGCCCAGGCCATCCTGATCTGGGGGATCGGGCCGGAACTGGCGGCGGTCTCCAACGGCATGGCCAAGATCGGGATGAAGGCGCCGCTGATCGGCGGGTGGACGCTGTCCATGTCCAACTACATCGACAACGCCGGCAAGAACGGGAACGGCACGCTGATGCCCCAGACCTTCATCGAGGAGCCCATCACCCCCAAGGCCAAGAGCTTCATCGAGGGCTACCACAGCGCCTTTAAGGTGAACCGCATCCCCTCGCCCGTCTCCGCCGCCCAGGGCTACGACGCCGTCTACCTCTTCGCCGCGGCGGTGAAGCAAGCAGGCACCACGGACACCCACCGGGTCAAGGAAGCCCTCGAGGACCTGAAGGAGCCCGTGAAGGGCGTCATCGCCACCTGGAACCGCCCCTTCACCAAGTGGGATCCCGCCAACGTCGAGACCCACGAGGCCTTCCGCCGGGAACAGACCGTGATGGGCATGGTGCAGGACGGCCGCGTGGTGTTCGCCAACGCCGCCGATAAGGACCGGCTGGTCAAGGCCGCCGCGGGCACCACCCCGGCGAAGGCCCCCGCCAAGACTCCCGCCAAGCCCAAGGCCAAGTAGGCCGCTTCGCCACCGGGGGGCTTCGGCCCCCCTCCTTTTCCCTCCCGAGGCCCCGCCTTCATGAACGCTTCGATCATCGGACAGATGGCCGTCAGCGGCGCCCTGATGGGCCTGGTGTACGCGCTCATCGCCTACGGCTTCCAGCTGACCTACGCCACCAGCAAGAGCATCAATTTCGGGCAGGGCGAACTGGTGATGGTCTCGGCCTTCTTCAGCCTGACCCTCATGAACCTCGGCCTGCCCTACTGGGCCATGGTCCCCGGCGGGCTGCTGTTCGGCGCGCTGCTGGGACTGGTGGTGGAGCGGGCCGGCGTGCGGCTGGCGCTGGAGCAGAAGAGCGAGGGCTGGATCCTGCTGACCATCATCCTCGGGCTGTTCTTCTTCTCCGCCGCCGAGAACATCTGGGGGAAGGACGACCGCCCCTTCCCCACGCCCCTCTCCGCGGATCCCATCCACGTCCTGGGGGTGGACGTCACCCGGGTCGAACTCTCGGTGGCCGTGGGCGTGCTGGCCATCATGGGCCTCATCGAGCTGTTCAAGCGGCGGACGCTGCTGGGCAAGGCCTTCGAGGCCGTGTCCGCCGACCGCGACGCGGCGGAATTGATGGGCATCAGCGCCACCCGCACCGTGATGCTGTCCTACGCCCTGTCCGGCGCGGTGGCGGCCCTGGCCGGGATCCTGGTCGCACCCATCACCACCGTGGGCCCCACCATGGCCTCGGCCCTGATCCTCAAGGCCTTCTCCGTGGCGGTGGTGGCGGGCCTGGATTCGGGCTTCGGCGTGGTCCTGGTCGGCATGTTCCTGGGCGCGCTGGAGAGCCTGGCGAGCTTCTACCTGGGCAGCGGCTGGCGGGAAGCGCCGGGCCTCACGCTCCTGATCCTCGCCCTGGCCGCCCGCCCCACCGGCGTGTTCGGCAAGGCCGCCATCCGGAAGGTGTGAGATGCGCCGCCTGCTGATGCTCCGGGGCGCCGAACTGGCCGCCTTCCTCCTCCTCGCCGCCGTGCCCCTGGCGGTGGCGAACCCCTACGCCCTGGGCCTCCTCACGCTCCTCGCCATCTACGCGATCCTGCTCATCGGACTCGACGTCACCGTGGGCTACCTCGGCCAGGTGAACCTCGCCCATGTCGCATTCCTCGGCCTGGGCGCCTACACCGCGGGCCTCGCCGTGACCAAGCTCGGGATGGGAATGGCCCCGGCACTGCTCGCCGCGCTGATCGTGGGCGTCGCCCTCGGCGGCCTCCTGGCTCTGCCCGCCCTGCGGCTCGAAGGCCCCCAGTTCGCGCTGGCCACCCTCAGCTTCGCCGCCCTCAGCACCACGGCCCTCAACGAGCTGGAGCCCCTCACCGGCGGCGCCCAGGGGCTGAGCCTGACCCGCCCTCCGGTGTTCGGCCACGCGCTCACGCCGCCGGGCTTCTACTGGCTGTGCCTCGCCCTGCTGGCGGTGGTGTGGATGGTCATGCGGAACCTGCTGTCCTCCCAGTGGGGCCGCGCTTTCGAGGCCCTGCGGGACAGCCCCATCGCCACGGACGCCATGGGCGTCGGCACCTACCGCCACAAGGTCGCCGCCTTCGCCCTGGGGTCGGGCCTCGGCGGGCTGGCGGGCGGGCTGTACGCCTTCAACTTCCAGTACCTCCAGCCCCAGAGCTTCGTCTACGAGCTGATGGTGATCCTCCTCCTGGGCGTGGTCCTGGGCGGCCGCAAGAGCCTGTGGGGCGCCCTGGTCGGCGCGTCGCTCGTGGTCCTGCTCCCCAACCTCCTGTCCAAGCGCGACCTCTTCCAGATCGTCAGCGGGATCGGCTTCGCCCTGGCGGTGGCGGCGGGGCTCCGCGGCCTGGTGAAGAAGACCATGAGTCCCTTCCAGGCCCTGGCCCCCGTGGCCGCCATGGGCCTGCTGGTGGGGGGCAGCCTGCTGGTGCGGAACACCGAGGATTGGCGCAAGGCGATCTTCTCGCTGATGCTCTTCTCCGTGGTGGTGGGCCTGCCGGAGGGCCTCATGGGCTTCCTGGGCCAGTTCCTGACGAAGCTGTTCCGGGTGCCGCCCTCGCCGCTGCCTGCGCCTTCCGCCCTGGACGACGTGCTTCCGCTGCGGTCCATGGAGGAGGGCCCCCTGCTCGTTCTTCAGGACCTGAAGCGCCACTTCGGCGGCGTGAAGGCGGTGGACGGGCTGTCCATGACCGTCCGCGCCGGCAGCATCCATGGGCTGATCGGCCCCAACGGCTCGGGCAAGAGCACCGTGGTGAACGTCATCTCGGGGCTGTACACGCCCTCCGACGGGAAGGTCCTCCTCCGGGGCGCCCCCCTGCCCCAGGGAAGCCTGTACCGCGTCGCCCGGGGCGGCGTGGCGCGGACGTTCCAGAACCTCCAGCTCTTCGGCGAGCTGACCGCCCTGGAGAACGTGATGGTCGCGCTCAAGGGCGTCTACCGCGCGCCGCTGCTCCTGGTGCTCCTCGGCCTCGCCCGCACGGAAGAACGCCGCGCCCGGGCCGACGCCCTGGCGCTCCTCGACCTGATCGGGCTGAAGGACGAGGCCCGGACGAAGGCCAAGGACCTCACCTACGGCGCCCAGCGGTTCCTGGAGATCGCCCGCGCCCTGGCCCGCCGGCCCGATCTCCTGATCCTCGACGAGCCCGCCGCGGGCCTCGCCCATCCCGACGTCCTCCAGCAGGTCGCGATCATCCGGAAGGTCCACGCCCGGGGCGTGACCATCGTCCTCATCGAGCACCACATGGACGTGGTCAGCGAACTCTGCGACCGCGTGACGGTCCTCGACGGCGGGAAGGTCATCGCCGAGGGCACGCCCGCCGACGTGAAGCGGGATCCCAAGGTGATGGAGGCCTACCTCGGCCAGGCCGCTCCCGGCTCCGCGCCCATCGAATCCGGCGGCCCCGAGCCGCTGCCCGCGTGAGGAGCCCGGCATGCTGAGGGTGGACGATCTCCATGCGGGCTACGGCGCCAGCGAAGTGCTGGCCGGCGTTTCCCTGACCGTGGCGCCCGGCGCGGTGGTGGCCCTGATCGGCGCCAACGGCGCGGGCAAGACCACCACCATGCGCGCCCTCTCCGGGGCGATCCGCCCCCGGCGCGGAAAGGTGCTCCTGGACGGACGCGAGGTCCAGGGACTGGACGCCTCGCGCATCGCGCGCCTCGGCCTCGCCCACGCCCCCGAGGGCCGAAAGGTGTTCGGGCCGCTGTCCGTGGAGGACAACCTCCTCCTGGGCGCCTACGGTCGCCTCCCCAAATTTCTCGGGTTCAAGGCCGCCGCCCGGAGCGACCTCGACCGCGTCTACGCGCTCTTCCCCCGCCTGCGGGACCGCGCGCGCCAGGCCGCGGGCACACTGTCCGGCGGCGAGCAGCAGATGCTGGCGATCGGCCGCGCCCTCATGGCCCGACCCAAGGTGATGCTCCTGGACGAGCCCTCCATGGGCCTCGCGCCGGTCATCGTGCAGGAAGTCTTCCGCACCATCCGCCGCCTGAAGGAGGAGGGCATCACCCTGCTCCTCGTCGAACAGTTCGCCAAGAGCGCCCTCGAAGTGGCCGATTACGCCTACGTCATGGAGCGCGGCCGCATCGCCGTCGAAGGCACCCCCGCCGACCTCGCCCGCAACGAGCGCGTCATCGCCGCCTACCTCGGCTGACGCCCAAGCACCCACCCGTTGGCACCCGCCCCCACCTGCGCTAGCATGGACCCCTGCCGCGGGCGTAGTTCAGTGGTAGAACGCAAGCTTCCCAAGCTTGATGTCGTGGGTTCAATCCCCATCGCCCGCTCCAACGAAGAAGGGCTCCCGCACGGGAGCCCTTCTTCGTTGGATTGGACATGGCGGGGATTGAAATCGCTGAATCGCTGGCAGGTAGGCTCCCGAAGGGGCAGTCCAGGGGACTGCTCCTTCGGATAAGAGCCGTGCCAGCGATTCGCGCGGCCGGAGCGGCGGCGAAGACGCCGCGGAGGAATCCCCATCGCCCCTCCCCACATTGAACCGCCTCGCATAGGGTTCGTGCGCTTTAGAGAAAAAAAGTTAGGGCGGAAACCATTAGGAACAGGCTCCCCGTGGAGACAGCCGAATCACCCTCACGCCCCACTACCGCGTTCGCGCTTCGCGCACCAGTCCTCATCCCTCTTTCACACGTCTGCCTATCTGCCTGGAACAGGCGCTCCGCCCTATCGATCCAGGGTCACCTATCGCGCTAATATTCGGACCAGATCCTCGTTCCCACGTGCCAGACGTGATTCAAATCATCCTCTTTTTAGTCCGCCAAGGAGTTTAATGGATTCGCCTATTCCATCTGCAACGAATCTCCGTCCTCCGGCTGAATCCTCAGATTGGACGAACCATTCACCCTCATGTCCCCGACGTTCAATCCAAAGTTAGGCGTCCTCCCCAATCACACATGGAGATCCAATGACAGAGCAAAACCAGGGCTTCTCCAATGAATATTCCGATGAGAGATTCTGGGAAAAGCTAAAACGATATGCGAAAACGGCCGGCAAAGAAGTGATCGAGAAGGCCCTCTGGTTGTACTATGCCGCTCAAGAAAAGGAGACACCACTTTGGGCTAAGGCTGTCTGCTACGGGGCTCTCGGCTACTTCATATCTCCCATCGATGCAATTCCTGATGTGACTCCTGTCGTCGGGTACGCCGATGATCTCTCGGTGTTTTAGTTGCAGCTATCGCTACGGTGGCTGCCTTCATCAACGACAATGTCAAAGCAAACGCTGCAAAGAAACTTCGAGATTGGTTTGGTGAATAAGGGCCTAACCCTTAGCTCAACTCGGACCCCGCCTGCATTGCCTTCCGTTCTCTCTCAACCTCGTGCTTCCTCGGCTCCGCTCATCGCCTCGGCACAAGCGCGGCCGGTTAG comes from the Geothrix sp. 21YS21S-4 genome and includes:
- the lpxK gene encoding tetraacyldisaccharide 4'-kinase produces the protein MSILRYLAAPLAPLYGSVIRARNRSFDAHPERAVRAGVPVVSVGNLSAGGTGKTPLTLFLAEGLQAAGWSNAVLSRGYGGRRDIDPMSVEPDSDPRQTGDEPLLMARRLGPERVVVGRKRHAAALRALAQRPDLACLLLDDGFQHRALHRDLDLLVLDGVRLWGNGRMLPLGDLREPMDSARRAHALVVTRAGRVKNRAAVEAWWVRHGHGGGPIFWVDFALGALRRWPGGERSPLPGPAPEPGRAFAWCGLGHPEAFYADLLVAGVPWAGTHSFGDHRGPSPAELGTLQALARRAEADWLICTEKDAVKLGEPHARALELPLLVAEQRVVGGEELLAWILHRLEGPGRE
- a CDS encoding ABC transporter substrate-binding protein; translation: MLKQTFYVSLLTAALGLQAAGDTVKIALTGPFTGGSAPMGSSMRDGARLAISEINAAGGVQVGGRKLKIEAVERDDEAKNERGALIAQELAAMGDLAGVIGTVNTGVCIAGDRHLQEKGITKIICPAAGSASMTQWSKAGAKDLSIFRFAAHDGIQSAMVVEEALRRKYSKVAVVYDSTNYGVSGRDDLLDQIKKQGNQLQVVAQEKFNIGDKDMTAQLLRCKAGGAQAILIWGIGPELAAVSNGMAKIGMKAPLIGGWTLSMSNYIDNAGKNGNGTLMPQTFIEEPITPKAKSFIEGYHSAFKVNRIPSPVSAAQGYDAVYLFAAAVKQAGTTDTHRVKEALEDLKEPVKGVIATWNRPFTKWDPANVETHEAFRREQTVMGMVQDGRVVFANAADKDRLVKAAAGTTPAKAPAKTPAKPKAK
- a CDS encoding branched-chain amino acid ABC transporter permease; the encoded protein is MNASIIGQMAVSGALMGLVYALIAYGFQLTYATSKSINFGQGELVMVSAFFSLTLMNLGLPYWAMVPGGLLFGALLGLVVERAGVRLALEQKSEGWILLTIILGLFFFSAAENIWGKDDRPFPTPLSADPIHVLGVDVTRVELSVAVGVLAIMGLIELFKRRTLLGKAFEAVSADRDAAELMGISATRTVMLSYALSGAVAALAGILVAPITTVGPTMASALILKAFSVAVVAGLDSGFGVVLVGMFLGALESLASFYLGSGWREAPGLTLLILALAARPTGVFGKAAIRKV
- a CDS encoding ATP-binding cassette domain-containing protein; the protein is MRRLLMLRGAELAAFLLLAAVPLAVANPYALGLLTLLAIYAILLIGLDVTVGYLGQVNLAHVAFLGLGAYTAGLAVTKLGMGMAPALLAALIVGVALGGLLALPALRLEGPQFALATLSFAALSTTALNELEPLTGGAQGLSLTRPPVFGHALTPPGFYWLCLALLAVVWMVMRNLLSSQWGRAFEALRDSPIATDAMGVGTYRHKVAAFALGSGLGGLAGGLYAFNFQYLQPQSFVYELMVILLLGVVLGGRKSLWGALVGASLVVLLPNLLSKRDLFQIVSGIGFALAVAAGLRGLVKKTMSPFQALAPVAAMGLLVGGSLLVRNTEDWRKAIFSLMLFSVVVGLPEGLMGFLGQFLTKLFRVPPSPLPAPSALDDVLPLRSMEEGPLLVLQDLKRHFGGVKAVDGLSMTVRAGSIHGLIGPNGSGKSTVVNVISGLYTPSDGKVLLRGAPLPQGSLYRVARGGVARTFQNLQLFGELTALENVMVALKGVYRAPLLLVLLGLARTEERRARADALALLDLIGLKDEARTKAKDLTYGAQRFLEIARALARRPDLLILDEPAAGLAHPDVLQQVAIIRKVHARGVTIVLIEHHMDVVSELCDRVTVLDGGKVIAEGTPADVKRDPKVMEAYLGQAAPGSAPIESGGPEPLPA
- a CDS encoding ABC transporter ATP-binding protein; the encoded protein is MLRVDDLHAGYGASEVLAGVSLTVAPGAVVALIGANGAGKTTTMRALSGAIRPRRGKVLLDGREVQGLDASRIARLGLAHAPEGRKVFGPLSVEDNLLLGAYGRLPKFLGFKAAARSDLDRVYALFPRLRDRARQAAGTLSGGEQQMLAIGRALMARPKVMLLDEPSMGLAPVIVQEVFRTIRRLKEEGITLLLVEQFAKSALEVADYAYVMERGRIAVEGTPADLARNERVIAAYLG
- a CDS encoding YkvA family protein codes for the protein MTEQNQGFSNEYSDERFWEKLKRYAKTAGKEVIEKALWLYYAAQEKETPLWAKAVCYGALGYFISPIDAIPDVTPVVGYADDLSVF